From a single Pempheris klunzingeri isolate RE-2024b chromosome 2, fPemKlu1.hap1, whole genome shotgun sequence genomic region:
- the rh50 gene encoding rh50-like protein: MSASISLKVRLPVLVLVLEVVIIALYAAFVTYDDNANAKLQNNETIPMDNSLYRDYPYFADVQVMIFIGFGCLLAFFRFYGFSGMVFNFLTATFAIQWAILMQGFFQFYHDGKIHLGVINLLNAEFACAVVLISFGAVLGKTSPVQLLFMALLEIPVFAVTEWAVLKYIRINDAGGTILIHLFACYFGLGVTFALYRPSLNKGHAKEITSYHSDILSVMGTLFLWVFWPSFNSALTFKGDDQHRAILHTFIGLSSSTITAFALSAAFNKRGKLTMADIQNVTLAGGVTVGASVDMMISPVAAYALGVMGCTACFFGYKYLTPFMARNMRIQDQCGIHNLHGLTGLISSIAGICAILLATEETYGPSMYQIFSHRAPPEGDPKLLELQRLIPGLKPGLGRTAQEQALYQLAAVFTTIAASTVGGILTGFVMKLPFMASPSDMDCFDDELFFDLPSDFETPMSEKEQMSSINTKV, translated from the coding sequence ATGAGTGCGTCTATAAGTTTGAAGGTGCGCCTGCCGGTGCTTGTGCTGGTGTTGGAGGTTGTCATTATAGCTCTTTATGCTGCGTTTGTCACTTACGACGACAATGCCAACGCTAAGCTGCAAAACAACGAGACCATCCCAATGGACAACTCTCTGTACCGCGACTATCCCTACTTTGCTGACGTGCAGGTGATGATCTTCATAGGCTTCGGCTGCCTGCTGGCCTTCTTCCGATTCTACGGCTTCAGTGGGATGGTCTTCAACTTCCTCACAGCCACATTTGCGATCCAGTGGGCGATCCTGATGCAAGGATTCTTCCAGTTTTACCATGACGGTAAAATTCACCTGGGGGTGATCAACCTGTTGAATGCAGAGTTTGCCTGTGCTGTGGTGCTCATCTCTTTCGGAGCCGTGCTCGGGAAGACCAGTCCTGTTCAGCTCCTGTTCATGGCTTTGCTGGAGATCCCTGTCTTTGCTGTGACAGAGTGGGCAGTATTGAAATATATTAGGATCAATGATGCAGGTGGCACTATTCTTATTCACCTGTTTGCCTGCTACTTTGGTCTAGGGGTGACATTTGCGCTGTACCGCCCAAGCCTGAATAAGGGACACGCTAAAGAGATCACAAGTTATCACTCTGACATCCTCTCTGTAATGGGAACTCTGTTCCTTTGGGTGTTCTGGCCCTCATTCAATTCTGCTCTGACCTTTAAGGGTGACGATCAACACAGAGCAATACTCCACACGTTTATCGGCCTAAGCTCATCCACTATCACTGCCTTTGCACTCTCTGCTGCATTCAATAAGAGAGGCAAGCTCACAATGGCTGATATTCAAAACGTGACTCTGGCAGGTGGTGTGACTGTTGGGGCCTCTGTGGACATGATGATCTCCCCTGTAGCTGCATACGCCCTGGGCGTCATGGGCTGCACTGCCTGTTTCTTTGGATACAAGTACCTGACCCCCTTTATGGCCCGAAACATGAGGATCCAAGACCAGTGTGGTATTCACAACCTCCACGGGCTCACTGGCCTCATATCATCTATAGCAGGGATCTGTGCCATCCTCCTAGCCACTGAGGAAACCTACGGGCCCAGCATGTACCAGATCTTTTCCCATCGTGCACCACCAGAGGGAGATCCAAAGCTCCTGGAACTGCAGAGACTGATCCCAGGGCTGAAGCCGGGCTTGGGTCGGACTGCACAGGAACAAGCCCTCTACCAGCTGGCAGCTGTCTTCACCACCATCGCGGCATCTACAGTTGGTGGGATCCTGACTGGTTTTGTCATGAAGCTGCCCTTCATGGCATCCCCATCTGACATGGACTGCTTTGATGATGAGCTTTTCTTCGACTTGCCCTCTGACTTTGAGACCCCCATGAGCgaaaaagaacaaatgagcTCTATAAACACCAAAGTCTGA